A stretch of the Kwoniella shandongensis chromosome 13, complete sequence genome encodes the following:
- a CDS encoding threonine ammonia-lyase, biosynthetic, producing the protein MVSPQANGVPIASSKANGSASGSIPHHLSKSPTSTIEYTSSAPYPPPSSKHSENESVPSHLYDKLPNHFLETNGKGEKVPDYLRMILMSKVYSAPLNLKETPLTLAVNLSARLGNEIWLKREDLQPVFSFKIRGAYNMMASLTEAEKKKGVITCSAGNHAQGVALSGHALNIPAIVVMPVSTPSIKWRNVQRLGAQVVLHGRDFDEAKAECLRLEKERGLTFVPPYDNPFVVAGQGTIGMEVCRQVTDADALDGIFGAVGGGGMLAGIAAYVKRVAKPSVKVYGVETVDGDAMDQSLKKGKRVLLDEVGPFADGTAVRLVGEEPFRVCKDLVDDIVLVNNDEICAAIKDVFEETRSIPEPSGALALAGLKAHIVRNNLVGANKRFVAVVSGGNMNFGRLRFVAERAEIGERREVLVSVRVPEKPGSFLKFHSLLGGRAVTEFSYRYSSDSTGYIICSFLLSSSPSSASGPTPEARQKEINELFEGLKKEGIEAVDLSEDEFAKSHVRHMVGGRSGVEHERIFRFEFPERPGALGNFLNGMKTDWNISMFHYRNHGADVGKVLIGVQVSQGDYEAFGQFLDDLGYPVVEETENKAYSMFLRS; encoded by the exons ATGGTCAGCCCACAAGCTAACGG CGTCcccatcgcttcttccaaagCCAACGGCTCAGCTTCGGGCTCGATACCACATCACCTCTCCAAATCCCCAACGAGCACCATCGAATACACTTCTTCCGCACCGTACCCCCCACCATCGTCCAAGCATAGCGAGAATGAGTCGGTCCCCTCGCATTTGTATGACAAGTTGCCAAATCATTTCTTGGAAACTAACgggaaaggggagaaagTGCCAGATTACCTCAGGATGATCTTGATGT CAAAGGTGTACTCTGCCCCTCTTAATCTCAAAGAAACCCCATTAACGTTGGCCGTCAACCTTTCCGCAAGATTAGGCAACGAG ATCTGGCTCAAACGTGAAGATCTTCAACCGGTGTTCTCGTTCAAGATCAGAGGAGCTTACAATATGATGGCGAGTTTGACtgaagcagagaagaagaagggtgtcATCACATGTAGTGCTG GTAATCACGCCCAAGGTGTCGCTCTTTCAGGCCACGCTCTCAATATCCCCGCCATCGTCGTCATGCCCGTCTCTACCCCTTCTATCAAATGGCGAAACGTCCAGCGTCTCGGTGCACAAGTTGTTCTCCACGGTCGAGATTTCGACGAAGCGAAAGCTGAATGTCTTCGACTCGAGAAAGAACGAGGACTCACTTTCGTGCCTCCATACGATAACCCGTTCGTCGTCGCAGGACAAGGAACGATCGGAATGGAAGTCTGTCGACAGGTTACGGACGCCGATGCGCTGGACGGGATCTTCGGTGCGGTCGGTGGAGGCGGTATGTTGGCGGGAATAGCCGCCTACGTCAAGAGAGTTGCGAAGCCTAGTGTGAAAGTGTATGGTGTGGAGACGGTCGATGGAGACGCTATGGACCAGAGtttgaagaagggaaagagagtgTTGTTGGACGAGGTTGGACCGTTCGCAGATGGCACTGCGGTTAGATTGGTGGGAGAAGAACCGTTCAGAGTGTGTAAGGACTTGGTGGACGATATCGTTCTGGTCAACAACGATGAAATTTGTGCGGCAATCAAAGATGTCTTTGAAG AAACACGATCGATTCCCGAACCTTCAGGTGCTTTAGCATTAGCAGGTCTCAAAGCTCATATTGTCCGAAATAACCTCGTTGGCGCCAACAAACGTTTCgtggcggtggtgtcggGTGGTAACATGAATTTTGGAAGATTACGATTCGTGGCGGAACGTGCGGAGATTggtgagaggagggaggtgttGGTCAGTGTGAGAGTGCCTGAGAAGCcgggaag CTTCCTCAAgttccactcacttctcggTGGTCGAGCCGTTACCGAATTCTCCTATCGATACTCTTCCGACTCTACAGGATACATCATCtgttccttcctcctttcctcatcaccatcctcaGCATCTGGTCCGACTCCCGAAGCGAGACAaaaggagatcaacgagCTGTTTGAGGGTttgaagaaagaggggaTTGAGGCGGTCGATTTGAGTGAAGACGAATTTGCAAAGTCTCATGTTAGACATATGGTTGGAGGGAGAAGTGGGGTGGAGCATGAGAGGATATTCAGATTTG AATTCCCCGAGAGACCTGGTGCTTTGGGTAACTTCCTGAATGGTATGAAAACAGATTGGAACATCTCCATGTTCCACTACCGAAATCACGGAGCGG ACGTTGGAAAAGTTCTCATCGGTGTTCAAGTCTCTCAAGGCGATTATGAGGCTTTCGGACAATTCTTGGATGATCTCGGCTATCCAGTTGTGGAAGAGACAGAGAACAAGGCTTATTCCATGTTCTTGAGGAGTTAG
- a CDS encoding pyridoxal 5'-phosphate synthase, glutaminase subunit Pdx2: MTIQPAEELPETIVIGVLALQGAFIEHINYLQRLRPAGHTIRAIPVKNVEELSQVRALVIPGGESTVISSLAFLTTGLLPALLEFVQDPSRAVWGTCAGMILMAEEDGVGGGRKKGVKGWAGMKGLKVWRNLYGTQLESFEAPLLVPSLSSPSKPFNTIFIRAPAVHSLSPSTATEILATLPSDLIPPPPPSDSPLGESNPDDLGKVMIKQGKKMVTSFHPELSGDTRVHEFWVEKCVLGR, translated from the exons ATGACCATCCAACCTGCCGAAGAATTACCAGAAACTATAGTCATTGGAGTATTGG CACTCCAAGGAGCCTTCATCGAGCATATCAATTATCTACAAAG ACTTCGACCAGCGGGTCACACGATCAGAGCTATCCCTGTGAAGAATGTGGAGGAGCTCTCG CAAGTCCGCGCCCTCGTTATCCCAGGTGGCGAATCCACCGTCATTTCCTCATTAGCCTTCCTGACCACAGGTCTTCTCCCCGCTTTACTGGAATTCGTTCAAGATCCTTCTCGAGCGGTATGGGGAACGTGCGCAGGGATGATATTGATGgctgaggaggatggagtaGGAGgcgggaggaagaaaggCGTTAAAGGTTGGGCGGGGATGAAGGGGTTGAAAGTGTGGAGAAATCTTTATGGTA CCCAGCTTGAATCGTTCGAGGCGCCGTTACTAGTcccatccctctcatccccgTCCAAACCCTTCAACACAATATTCATCCGAGCCCCCGCCGTCCATTCCCTCTCACCATCGACGGCTACGGAAATCCTCGctactctcccttctgatctgatcccaccacctccaccatccgATTCACCATTAGGCGAATCGAACCCCGATGATCTGGGGAAGGTCATGATCAaacaagggaagaagatggtcaCGTCTTTTCATCCGGAGTTGAGCGGTGATACGAGAGTTCACGAGTTTTGGGTTGAGAAATGTGTTCTCGGTAGATGA